In a genomic window of Desulfuromonas thiophila:
- a CDS encoding CBS domain-containing protein, whose amino-acid sequence MDILTTHVNADFDCLGSLVAAQLLYPQAVTVFAGACEPAVQDYLRRHNDCGLRLKRWREIDPAAVRRLILVDVNSTERIGPLAALLQQPQVRLHLYDHHPPEANLPTAERARVERVGATVTLLSDELRQRQLTPSAEQATVMMLGLYEDTGNLLFPSTTTADYEAAAFLLDCGANLNQVADALNRELSALQVEVLHQLLQSLQLVSVAGVEISLAQAAVERYVGDLAVLAHKLRDMENLDALIIAVRLEDRVFLVGRSRLPGVDVGQILGHFGGGGHPAAASATVRDLTLVQVMETLPQVLARLVRPNWTAAQLMTTPVRHVGAEQSLNEAAELLSRYHINALVVCDGTGGLVGLLTRQTVERAVHHGLASVAVAEYMSREFGQVTPQTPLEQVQQIIIDQRQRFVPVVEAGRAVGVVTRTDLLRHLVARGRSLRPDAPIDGIQRDRRHVLRLLETRLPRRIRQLLDDLAQVAEVEGVNIYAVGGFVRDLLLGVANLDVDVVVEGNAIAFAEALQRQCDCRVRPHEKFVTAVVIFPDGYKLDLASTRTEYYLQPGALPLVEQASLKLDLYRRDFTINTLALALNGPRQGELTDYFGAQRDLHDKALRVLHNLSFVEDPTRMLRAVRFEQRLGFTLGQHTAHLLRSAVQMGFLQRVSASRVLHELVLLLGEPQPGRALARLVELGLLDAISEELRFDDSLQQHFVQAGRAINWYELLPEVAPLEHWPVYFLCLLADLKTTAVERLCQRLGMPQRYRRLFVEQRHEAWPQYHQLERLGQRVEQLCGSELARLLDGLPVELLLLGMARTRHQPVRLAFSRYVTGLRCLRPMLDGRDLQRLGCPAGPLLGTLLRQLRDARLDGQVHTREEELAWVRVQLATRELTKEER is encoded by the coding sequence ATGGATATCCTGACAACCCATGTCAATGCCGATTTCGATTGTCTTGGTTCGCTGGTGGCGGCCCAGCTGCTTTATCCGCAGGCGGTGACGGTCTTTGCCGGCGCCTGCGAACCGGCTGTGCAGGATTATCTGCGCCGTCACAATGACTGCGGTCTGCGTCTGAAACGCTGGCGCGAGATCGACCCGGCGGCGGTACGCCGACTGATTCTGGTCGATGTCAACAGCACCGAGCGTATCGGTCCGCTGGCGGCGCTGCTGCAGCAGCCACAGGTGCGGCTGCATCTGTATGACCATCATCCGCCGGAGGCCAATCTGCCGACGGCTGAACGGGCGCGGGTCGAGCGGGTCGGTGCCACGGTTACGCTGCTGAGTGACGAGTTGCGTCAACGTCAGCTGACGCCGAGTGCTGAACAGGCAACGGTGATGATGCTGGGGCTGTACGAGGATACCGGTAATCTGCTGTTTCCCTCGACTACCACGGCCGACTATGAGGCGGCCGCTTTTCTGCTCGACTGCGGAGCCAATCTTAACCAGGTGGCCGATGCTCTCAACCGGGAGCTGTCGGCCCTGCAGGTGGAGGTGCTGCACCAGTTGCTGCAGTCGCTGCAGCTGGTGTCCGTGGCCGGGGTCGAAATCAGCCTGGCGCAGGCGGCGGTGGAACGCTATGTCGGTGATCTTGCGGTGCTGGCGCACAAACTGCGCGACATGGAGAACCTTGATGCCCTGATCATCGCCGTGCGGCTGGAGGATCGCGTGTTTCTGGTCGGGCGCTCACGCCTGCCCGGCGTCGATGTTGGCCAGATTCTGGGCCATTTCGGTGGTGGTGGCCATCCGGCAGCGGCTTCGGCGACGGTGCGTGACCTGACCCTGGTCCAGGTGATGGAGACCCTGCCACAGGTGCTGGCCAGGCTGGTGCGTCCCAACTGGACTGCCGCCCAGTTGATGACAACACCGGTGCGGCATGTGGGTGCCGAACAGAGCCTGAACGAGGCGGCTGAGCTGTTGAGCCGCTATCATATCAATGCCCTGGTGGTGTGCGATGGTACCGGCGGCCTGGTTGGTCTGCTGACCCGTCAGACCGTCGAGCGGGCGGTGCATCATGGCTTGGCGTCGGTGGCGGTGGCCGAGTATATGAGCCGTGAATTTGGTCAGGTGACGCCACAAACACCGCTTGAGCAGGTGCAGCAGATCATTATTGACCAGCGTCAGCGTTTTGTGCCGGTTGTCGAGGCCGGTCGAGCGGTGGGCGTGGTGACCCGTACCGACCTGTTGCGCCATCTGGTGGCTCGCGGCCGTTCGCTGCGGCCTGATGCACCGATAGACGGCATTCAGCGCGATCGCCGTCATGTGTTGCGGTTGCTGGAGACGCGCCTGCCGCGTCGGATCCGTCAGTTGCTCGACGATCTGGCGCAGGTGGCCGAGGTCGAGGGGGTAAACATCTACGCTGTCGGTGGCTTCGTGCGCGACCTGCTGCTGGGGGTGGCCAACCTCGATGTCGATGTGGTGGTCGAGGGTAACGCCATTGCCTTTGCCGAAGCCCTCCAGCGTCAGTGCGACTGCCGGGTGCGACCGCATGAGAAATTCGTCACGGCGGTGGTGATTTTCCCCGATGGTTACAAGCTTGATCTGGCTTCGACCCGCACCGAATACTACCTGCAGCCCGGTGCCCTGCCGCTGGTGGAACAGGCATCCCTCAAGCTCGATCTCTACCGGCGTGATTTTACCATCAATACCCTGGCGCTGGCACTCAATGGTCCGCGCCAGGGCGAATTGACCGATTACTTCGGTGCCCAGCGTGACCTGCATGACAAGGCCCTGCGGGTGCTGCATAATCTCAGTTTCGTCGAAGATCCGACGCGCATGTTGCGGGCTGTGCGTTTTGAACAGCGGCTGGGTTTTACGTTGGGGCAGCATACGGCCCACCTGCTGCGCAGTGCGGTGCAGATGGGTTTTCTGCAGCGGGTCAGTGCCAGCCGGGTGCTGCATGAACTGGTGCTGCTGCTGGGCGAACCGCAGCCCGGCCGTGCCCTGGCGCGGCTGGTGGAGTTGGGGCTGCTCGACGCGATCAGCGAGGAGTTGCGTTTTGATGACAGCCTGCAGCAGCATTTTGTCCAGGCTGGCAGGGCCATCAATTGGTATGAGCTGCTGCCCGAGGTGGCGCCGCTGGAACACTGGCCGGTCTATTTCTTGTGTCTGTTGGCTGATCTGAAAACCACAGCGGTCGAGCGTCTCTGTCAGCGGCTCGGTATGCCGCAGCGCTACCGTCGGTTGTTTGTTGAGCAGCGTCACGAGGCCTGGCCGCAGTATCACCAGCTTGAACGGCTGGGGCAGCGGGTTGAACAGTTGTGTGGCAGCGAACTGGCCCGCCTGCTTGATGGTCTGCCGGTGGAGCTGCTGCTGCTGGGCATGGCGCGAACCCGTCATCAGCCGGTGCGGCTGGCGTTTTCCCGTTATGTCACCGGATTGCGCTGTCTGCGGCCAATGCTTGATGGCCGGGATCTGCAGCGACTGGGTTGCCCTGCGGGTCCGCTGCTGGGTACCCTGCTGCGGCAGCTGCGCGATGCCCGGCTTGACGGCCAGGTACATACCCGGGAAGAAGAGCTGGCCTGGGTGCGTGTTCAGCTGGCGACCCGGGAATTGACGAAAGAAGAGCGCTGA
- the mutL gene encoding DNA mismatch repair endonuclease MutL, whose protein sequence is MSNRIAILPEKLCNQIAAGEVVERPASVVKELVENALDAGAQQITIEIELGGRRRIRVSDDGCGMNRQDVFLCFERHATSKIRTEADLFALHSLGFRGEALPSIAAVARLTLASRHADEAVGMQLELEGGVVRRVQEIGRPAGSCFDVRDLFFNLPARRKFLRQAETEFGHISDVVTRLALAYPAVQFRLLHNGRKILDCYRHQCLLDRIAAVLGQELAGGLLAIGGGQGELSLSGFIGTPELSRSTSQQLYTFVNGRYLRDRLLHHALMDAYRQVLLKGRYPVCVLFLTLPSAQVDVNVHPTKHEVRFQQQQQVHDFLSQQVRDRLRQALSRSPEPPPFPVPAVAAYVPCILEPETAPTGQACAVAERVAETGAAVENYRTTPLPAVSVPSAVRLPPPQQTVVQQDVLPLQEGFFSHLRLIGQLGRSYLLCEDDGQTGDLLLIDQHAAHERIGYEHLRQQYEQQNPVVQELLFPVVLELSLAEQSLMQNHQTALTRLGFVLHPFGGRSWSLTAVPALLAQADLPQLVRDMLAELEQWGRAAAERDALDALLIRLACHTVVRANETLTIQQMRGLLQQLDQVDFNRHCPHGRPVMQRLQRHTIEKLFHRQ, encoded by the coding sequence ATGTCCAATCGCATAGCGATTCTGCCGGAAAAACTGTGCAACCAGATTGCTGCCGGCGAGGTGGTTGAACGACCGGCCTCGGTGGTGAAGGAGCTGGTGGAAAATGCGCTGGATGCTGGCGCACAGCAGATCACGATCGAAATTGAGCTGGGTGGCCGCCGCCGTATCCGGGTGAGTGACGATGGTTGTGGCATGAACCGCCAGGACGTGTTTCTGTGCTTCGAACGTCACGCCACCAGCAAGATTCGCACGGAGGCCGATCTGTTCGCCCTGCATTCGCTGGGGTTTCGCGGTGAGGCGCTGCCGTCCATTGCTGCTGTGGCCCGCCTGACTCTTGCCAGCCGTCATGCCGATGAGGCTGTCGGCATGCAGCTTGAGCTCGAAGGCGGGGTGGTCAGACGGGTGCAGGAAATCGGCCGGCCGGCCGGCAGCTGTTTCGATGTGCGCGATCTTTTTTTCAATCTGCCGGCCCGGCGCAAGTTTTTGCGGCAGGCCGAAACCGAATTCGGTCATATCAGCGATGTGGTGACGCGCCTGGCCCTGGCCTATCCGGCTGTGCAGTTTCGCCTGCTGCACAATGGCCGTAAAATTCTCGACTGTTACCGTCACCAGTGTCTGCTTGATCGCATCGCGGCGGTGCTCGGGCAGGAGCTGGCTGGCGGATTGCTGGCCATCGGCGGGGGGCAGGGTGAACTGAGTCTCAGTGGTTTTATCGGCACCCCCGAACTCAGTCGCTCCACGAGCCAGCAGCTTTATACCTTTGTCAATGGCCGCTATCTGCGCGATCGTTTGCTGCACCATGCCCTGATGGACGCTTACCGGCAAGTGCTGCTGAAGGGGCGCTATCCGGTTTGCGTCCTGTTTCTGACGCTGCCGTCGGCCCAGGTGGATGTGAATGTGCATCCCACCAAGCACGAGGTGCGTTTCCAGCAGCAACAGCAGGTGCACGATTTTTTGAGTCAGCAGGTACGTGACCGTTTGCGTCAGGCACTTTCGCGCAGTCCCGAGCCGCCGCCGTTCCCTGTTCCTGCCGTTGCTGCTTATGTCCCCTGTATCCTTGAGCCTGAAACGGCGCCGACCGGGCAGGCCTGTGCGGTGGCCGAGCGGGTGGCGGAAACCGGCGCTGCCGTGGAGAACTACCGTACAACACCGCTGCCGGCGGTCAGTGTCCCCTCGGCTGTCAGACTGCCGCCGCCGCAGCAGACTGTTGTGCAGCAGGATGTTTTGCCTCTGCAGGAGGGTTTTTTCAGCCATCTGCGGCTGATCGGTCAGCTGGGGCGCAGTTATCTGCTGTGTGAAGACGATGGCCAGACCGGGGATCTGCTGCTGATTGATCAACATGCTGCCCATGAGCGGATCGGTTATGAACATCTGCGCCAGCAGTACGAGCAGCAGAATCCGGTGGTGCAGGAGTTGCTCTTTCCCGTCGTGCTTGAACTGAGCCTGGCGGAACAGAGTCTGATGCAGAATCATCAGACCGCTTTGACACGGCTGGGTTTTGTGCTGCATCCCTTTGGTGGCCGCAGTTGGTCGCTGACAGCGGTGCCGGCCCTGCTGGCCCAGGCCGATCTGCCACAGTTGGTGCGTGATATGCTGGCGGAACTGGAGCAGTGGGGCAGGGCGGCGGCCGAAAGGGATGCCCTTGACGCCTTGTTGATCCGTCTGGCCTGTCATACGGTAGTTCGAGCCAATGAAACGCTGACCATTCAGCAGATGCGCGGTCTGCTGCAACAACTTGACCAGGTTGATTTCAATCGCCACTGTCCCCACGGCCGGCCGGTCATGCAACGGCTGCAACGTCATACCATCGAAAAGCTGTTTCATCGCCAATGA
- a CDS encoding tetratricopeptide repeat protein, giving the protein MATKEKHLAAAQKFLQKNNLTRAIREYEQIVELDGRDFRSRQKLAELYSQTGEAEKALGQYEQVARYYADHAFYLKAIAVYKQMQKLSPASGEYTLKLARLNEQQGLVGNALAEYRLLLKQHEQAPDLAAAIEVLQAMQRLDPDNSAIGVRIASYCAQLGRQQEAHQAFWAVEQKVSGQGDFKQLQRLYEYFMQLWPQDLAIQTGYGRALLNHGEPLGGVQYLADLHRRHPEAAEVLSALAEGLRRCGEYRQEAACLAKLQQLQPGGLDVCRRQAQALIDAEDFEACFLLLEPQRKAFFAAGEAARIKPFYERLRQEAPENREILEALRAVYEELGEGEKLFDVLSEATAPPTLAAETPADVLDFNSIDFETQSAVGDDSFEDLAFDLVDESAPSAATEFEDLAFDTLDEPAETAPARPAARLDLRAELEEVDFYLQQGLIDEAAQACDRLQQAAPDNDAVRQRLEQIAGRRQRPETATVPGPVTTSSAAPAALPTSAEVPESLPPAGGTAEDLFADLDLSLGDDFQLEAATELADSQRGVQTVIADEDTDSAYNLGIAYKEMGLYDDAIAEFNKAMRDSRHRVASLCLKSACLVEQQQYDAAEEALTRGLSDSGLTLQDRIVLYYETGMLYEACQRYADALASYQVVADKDADFRNVRLKIRELKALVGDTETAAEERVSYL; this is encoded by the coding sequence GTGGCAACGAAAGAAAAACACCTGGCTGCGGCCCAGAAATTTCTGCAGAAAAACAACCTGACGCGGGCCATTCGGGAATACGAGCAAATCGTTGAACTCGATGGCAGGGATTTCCGCAGTCGCCAGAAACTGGCCGAACTCTACAGCCAGACTGGTGAAGCGGAAAAGGCGCTGGGACAATATGAACAGGTGGCCCGTTATTACGCCGATCATGCGTTTTATCTCAAGGCCATTGCGGTTTACAAACAGATGCAGAAACTCAGCCCTGCCAGTGGCGAATACACCCTGAAACTGGCACGGCTCAATGAGCAGCAGGGGCTGGTGGGCAACGCTCTGGCCGAATATCGCCTGCTGCTCAAGCAGCACGAACAGGCGCCGGATCTGGCTGCGGCGATTGAGGTGCTGCAGGCCATGCAGCGCCTTGATCCGGACAATTCCGCTATCGGTGTGCGTATCGCCAGCTACTGTGCTCAGCTTGGCCGTCAGCAAGAGGCTCACCAAGCCTTCTGGGCGGTGGAGCAGAAGGTCTCCGGTCAGGGCGATTTCAAGCAACTGCAGCGTCTTTACGAGTATTTCATGCAGCTGTGGCCGCAGGATCTTGCGATTCAGACGGGCTATGGCCGGGCTCTGCTGAATCATGGCGAACCCCTTGGTGGTGTGCAGTATCTGGCGGATCTGCATCGCCGCCATCCTGAAGCGGCCGAGGTGTTGTCGGCCCTGGCCGAGGGGCTGCGTCGCTGTGGCGAGTATCGTCAGGAGGCTGCCTGCCTGGCCAAGCTGCAGCAGTTGCAGCCTGGGGGACTGGACGTGTGCCGGCGTCAGGCCCAGGCGTTGATCGACGCTGAAGACTTTGAGGCCTGCTTTTTGTTGTTGGAACCGCAGCGTAAGGCTTTTTTTGCCGCCGGTGAGGCGGCCCGGATCAAGCCCTTTTATGAACGGCTGCGGCAGGAGGCGCCGGAAAATCGCGAGATTCTCGAAGCCTTGCGGGCGGTTTACGAAGAGCTGGGCGAGGGCGAGAAGCTGTTCGATGTGCTGTCCGAGGCGACCGCACCGCCGACTCTGGCGGCCGAAACGCCGGCCGATGTGCTTGATTTTAATAGTATCGATTTTGAAACCCAATCGGCAGTGGGTGACGACAGTTTTGAGGACTTGGCCTTCGATCTGGTGGATGAGTCCGCACCGTCGGCTGCGACCGAGTTCGAGGACCTGGCCTTTGATACCCTGGACGAGCCTGCTGAAACGGCACCGGCGCGGCCAGCGGCTCGCCTGGATTTGCGAGCTGAGCTGGAAGAGGTCGATTTCTACCTGCAACAGGGCCTGATTGACGAGGCTGCCCAGGCCTGTGACCGGCTGCAGCAGGCGGCACCGGACAATGACGCAGTTCGCCAGCGCCTGGAACAGATTGCCGGCCGGCGTCAACGGCCGGAAACAGCCACTGTACCAGGGCCTGTCACCACTTCTTCTGCGGCGCCCGCCGCCCTACCCACTTCTGCGGAGGTGCCGGAATCTCTGCCGCCGGCGGGTGGGACGGCTGAGGATTTGTTTGCCGACCTTGATCTGTCGTTGGGGGACGATTTTCAGCTGGAGGCAGCGACCGAGTTGGCCGATTCCCAACGGGGTGTTCAGACGGTGATCGCCGATGAGGATACTGATTCCGCCTACAATCTGGGCATTGCCTACAAGGAAATGGGTCTGTATGACGACGCTATCGCCGAATTCAACAAGGCGATGAGGGATTCGCGTCATCGGGTGGCCAGTCTTTGTCTCAAGTCGGCCTGCCTGGTCGAGCAGCAGCAATACGATGCCGCCGAGGAGGCGTTGACCCGTGGACTGTCCGACAGCGGCCTCACGCTGCAGGATCGTATTGTGCTTTATTATGAAACCGGCATGCTCTACGAGGCCTGCCAGCGCTATGCCGACGCACTGGCCAGTTATCAGGTGGTGGCAGATAAGGATGCGGATTTTCGCAATGTCCGTCTGAAGATTCGCGAGCTCAAGGCGTTGGTGGGAGACACGGAAACAGCGGCGGAGGAGCGGGTATCCTACCTGTAG
- a CDS encoding pseudouridine synthase: MTAKLTQRLQKLIAQAGLASRRQAEDWIVQGRVTLNGLPAQLGDQADPARDRICIDGKPLKMAEPLHYVLLNKPVGYVTTAQDPEGRATVLDLVREVPVRLFPVGRLDLNTEGLLLLTNDGLLAARLQHPRHGVTKVYRVKVRGQLDEQRRRQLEEGVRLDDGLTAPARIRRIRRSAHNSWFDLELHEGRNRQVRRMCEAVGLAVSHLQRVQLAFLELAELPVGHWRYLRATEVDQLRRLCGLFS; the protein is encoded by the coding sequence ATGACCGCAAAACTGACACAGCGGCTGCAGAAACTTATCGCCCAGGCCGGATTGGCCTCCCGCCGGCAGGCCGAGGACTGGATTGTTCAGGGTCGGGTCACCCTTAATGGCCTGCCGGCGCAACTGGGCGATCAGGCCGATCCGGCGCGCGATCGGATCTGCATCGACGGCAAACCACTGAAGATGGCCGAGCCGCTTCATTATGTCTTGCTCAACAAGCCAGTAGGCTATGTCACCACGGCCCAGGACCCTGAAGGGCGGGCCACGGTGCTTGATCTGGTACGCGAAGTGCCCGTGCGGCTTTTCCCTGTCGGACGGCTTGATCTCAATACCGAGGGGTTGTTGCTGCTGACCAATGACGGGCTTTTGGCGGCGCGCCTGCAGCATCCGCGTCATGGTGTCACCAAGGTCTATCGTGTCAAGGTGCGCGGCCAACTTGACGAGCAGCGTCGTCGTCAGCTGGAAGAAGGGGTGCGCCTGGATGACGGCCTGACGGCGCCGGCCCGCATCCGCCGTATCCGCCGCTCGGCCCACAACAGCTGGTTTGATCTGGAACTGCACGAAGGCCGCAACCGCCAGGTGCGGCGCATGTGCGAGGCGGTCGGCCTGGCGGTCAGTCATCTGCAGCGTGTGCAATTGGCTTTTCTTGAACTGGCGGAGCTGCCCGTAGGTCATTGGCGCTATCTTCGTGCGACGGAGGTTGATCAGCTGCGGCGGCTTTGCGGCCTTTTTTCATGA
- a CDS encoding ExeA family protein — protein MSYLEHFGLEREAFSNAPDARFYFDSVQHGQALVRLKRVVDANKGLAVLVGGIGSGKTTLARRLLDGLDPQLYESSLLVMVHSGVTSDWLLTRIALQLGVRQPETERLALIRQLYDRLLEIDDQGRRAVVLIDEAQMLQTRPLMEEFRGLLNLEIPGKKLLNLLFFGLPELEDCLRLDEPLAQRVALRYYLRPLSEEETLAYIKHRLRVAGAASMVFSAAAVAQIYRYSTGVPRLINTLCDNSLFEAFLQHQTVVSPTLVEAVAGDLGLTPQLLAAGQQAVAQHLSKIESLLARLEQRRGS, from the coding sequence ATGAGTTATCTTGAGCACTTTGGTCTTGAGCGTGAGGCTTTTTCCAACGCTCCCGATGCCCGTTTCTATTTTGACAGTGTTCAGCACGGTCAGGCGCTGGTGCGGCTCAAGCGGGTGGTCGATGCCAACAAGGGCTTGGCGGTGCTGGTGGGCGGGATCGGCTCGGGCAAGACGACCCTGGCACGCCGCCTGCTTGATGGCCTCGATCCACAGCTGTATGAATCATCTCTGCTGGTGATGGTGCATTCGGGGGTCACCTCCGACTGGTTGCTGACCCGCATTGCCCTGCAACTGGGGGTTCGCCAGCCGGAAACCGAGCGGCTGGCGTTGATCCGCCAGCTCTATGACCGGCTGCTGGAGATTGATGATCAGGGCCGACGGGCGGTGGTGCTGATTGATGAAGCCCAGATGTTGCAGACACGGCCGCTGATGGAGGAGTTTCGCGGGCTGCTTAATCTGGAGATTCCCGGCAAGAAGCTGCTCAACCTGCTGTTTTTCGGTCTGCCAGAACTGGAGGACTGCCTGCGGCTGGACGAGCCGCTGGCCCAGAGGGTGGCGCTGCGCTATTATCTGCGGCCATTGAGCGAAGAAGAAACGCTGGCCTACATCAAGCACCGTTTGCGGGTTGCCGGGGCCGCCAGCATGGTGTTTTCCGCCGCGGCCGTGGCACAGATCTATCGCTACAGTACCGGTGTCCCCCGGTTGATCAACACCCTGTGTGACAACAGCCTGTTTGAGGCGTTTCTGCAGCATCAGACGGTTGTTTCCCCGACTCTGGTCGAGGCGGTTGCTGGTGATCTGGGGCTGACACCGCAGTTGTTGGCGGCCGGCCAGCAGGCGGTGGCGCAGCATCTGAGCAAGATTGAATCCTTGCTGGCCCGTCTTGAACAACGGCGCGGCAGCTGA
- a CDS encoding segregation and condensation protein A — protein MAETAGAGHYAVRLERFEGPLDLLLHLVLKNEVDIYDIPIATITAQYLDHLALMKAHQIDVASEFLVMAATLLHIKSRTLLPRPPAEEMVEEVGEDPRAELVQRLLEYRRYKESAAALERYPQLGRDVFARPALPPEVSDLADEVASPAALDVSLFDLVEALRRVLREKPPEPVHLLPMARYSLAQALHRLRQALQGRQRLSFAELFAPCPDRGWVVMCFLAMLELVRLRWLRLVQLESGGALYLQPGAALQQGRWPDEGLLAPLLRPSMTKAEP, from the coding sequence GTGGCTGAAACCGCTGGCGCCGGGCACTATGCCGTGCGGTTGGAGCGGTTTGAAGGACCGCTGGACCTGCTGCTGCATCTGGTGCTGAAGAACGAGGTCGATATCTACGATATCCCCATCGCCACCATCACCGCCCAGTATCTGGACCATCTGGCTCTCATGAAGGCTCACCAGATCGATGTTGCCAGCGAGTTTCTGGTGATGGCGGCCACCCTGCTGCACATCAAGTCGCGTACCCTGTTGCCGCGTCCGCCGGCCGAGGAAATGGTCGAAGAGGTTGGTGAGGATCCGCGTGCCGAACTGGTGCAACGCTTGCTGGAATATCGCCGTTACAAAGAAAGCGCCGCCGCGCTGGAGCGTTATCCCCAGCTGGGACGGGATGTTTTTGCTCGCCCGGCGCTGCCACCTGAGGTGTCGGACCTGGCTGATGAGGTTGCCAGTCCGGCAGCCCTCGATGTCAGCCTGTTTGACCTGGTGGAGGCTTTGCGGCGGGTGCTGCGTGAAAAACCGCCTGAACCGGTGCATCTGTTGCCGATGGCCCGCTATAGCCTGGCGCAGGCGCTGCACCGCCTGCGCCAGGCCCTGCAGGGACGACAGCGGCTGAGTTTTGCCGAGCTGTTCGCGCCCTGTCCCGATAGGGGCTGGGTGGTGATGTGCTTTCTTGCCATGTTGGAACTGGTGCGGTTACGCTGGCTGCGACTTGTACAGCTGGAAAGCGGCGGGGCTCTTTATCTGCAGCCGGGAGCGGCCCTGCAGCAGGGCCGCTGGCCCGACGAGGGGCTGCTGGCGCCCTTGCTGCGGCCGTCGATGACGAAGGCGGAACCCTGA
- the scpB gene encoding SMC-Scp complex subunit ScpB — translation MDLADIKARLEAVLFSSDAPLRFERLEQLLQIEGAPLRRALQQLQQDCHQPGRGLLLQEVAGGFQLRTRPEYAPYVVRLSRSRALRLSPAALETLAIIAYRQPITRAEIESLRGVDSGGIVRTLLEKQLVRLAGKKDVPGRPLLYATSARFLELFGLKDLSDLPRLQELAGDEDPGVHPQLDL, via the coding sequence ATGGACCTGGCGGATATCAAGGCGCGACTTGAAGCGGTGCTGTTCAGCAGCGATGCTCCCTTACGTTTCGAACGGCTGGAACAGCTGCTGCAGATTGAGGGTGCTCCGCTGCGGCGGGCCCTGCAGCAGTTGCAACAGGACTGCCATCAGCCAGGACGCGGCCTGCTGTTGCAGGAGGTGGCCGGCGGCTTTCAGCTGCGGACGCGGCCGGAATATGCTCCCTATGTGGTGCGTTTGAGCCGTTCGCGGGCCCTGCGACTGTCGCCCGCAGCACTGGAAACCCTGGCGATAATCGCCTATCGCCAACCCATTACCCGTGCCGAGATCGAATCGTTGCGCGGGGTTGATTCCGGCGGCATTGTCCGCACCCTGCTGGAAAAACAGCTGGTGCGGCTGGCGGGCAAGAAGGATGTGCCGGGCCGGCCGCTTCTTTATGCCACCAGCGCCCGTTTTCTCGAACTGTTTGGTCTGAAGGATCTGTCCGACCTGCCCCGGCTGCAGGAACTGGCTGGCGATGAAGACCCTGGTGTTCACCCGCAACTGGATTTGTAG
- a CDS encoding site-2 protease family protein, which yields MEDILVKCSIMLVPALLAVTAHELAHGYAADRLGDPTARLLGRLTFNPLRHLDLFGTLALLLVGFGWARPVPVNPGNLRNPHRHMLWVALSGPLANLLLALASALLLRLLALVPDTAVVELLSRPLALMAAFSLYINLILALLNLMPVPPLDGGRILAALLPPAWAARLRQIEPFGLLLVIGLIFFTDLWSLLFAPVILAAVALLAGPQAAVVAEVMRFLFGG from the coding sequence ATGGAAGATATTCTGGTCAAATGTTCCATTATGCTGGTGCCGGCGCTGCTGGCGGTGACCGCGCACGAACTGGCCCACGGCTACGCCGCCGACCGGCTGGGCGATCCGACAGCCCGGCTGCTGGGACGGCTGACCTTCAATCCGTTGCGTCATCTTGACCTGTTCGGCACCCTGGCGCTGCTGTTGGTTGGTTTTGGCTGGGCCCGGCCGGTGCCGGTCAATCCCGGCAACCTGCGCAATCCCCATCGGCACATGCTGTGGGTGGCCCTGTCGGGACCGCTGGCCAATCTGTTGTTGGCACTGGCTTCGGCGCTGCTGCTGCGCCTGCTGGCGCTGGTGCCGGACACCGCCGTGGTGGAACTGCTCAGTCGCCCGCTGGCGCTGATGGCGGCCTTCAGTCTCTACATCAACCTGATTCTGGCGCTGCTCAACCTGATGCCGGTGCCGCCCCTTGATGGCGGCCGGATTCTGGCGGCACTGCTGCCGCCGGCCTGGGCCGCCCGCCTGCGCCAGATCGAGCCCTTTGGTCTGCTGCTGGTGATCGGGCTGATCTTTTTCACCGATCTGTGGTCGCTGCTGTTCGCGCCGGTGATTCTGGCGGCGGTGGCGCTTTTGGCCGGGCCGCAGGCGGCGGTGGTCGCCGAGGTGATGCGCTTTCTCTTCGGTGGCTGA